The following are from one region of the Jatrophihabitans telluris genome:
- a CDS encoding sensor histidine kinase has product MSDPPPQTRAPHGLGARLALVALALPLAVLAEVSIALFVIWIVGVSTLFVGVGIALLLAAMLGTRLVAGLHRQYASRVLAVPIARPYLRSAPGAGPVRRLSTVLTDPASWRDWAWLLVNATVGFALQILTFTLFIAGVFYLIYPFLWAVTPRQVFSSPFGFYTINHLADALVLVPIGLFFLSLWWLTALPIARGYARLAVSLLAPTKGSALRARVSQLTTSRAETVDTQAAELRRIERDLHDGAQARLVSLGMSLGLAEELLARDPEAARSLLAEARAATTSALAELRDLVRGIHPPVLADRGLDGAVRALALASPLPTTVSVALPGRLPAPVESAGYFAVAECLTNAIKHSRARSIAIDIGHADGRLQLRVRDDGQGGASLAGGTGLSGIQRRLAAFDGQLSLESPPGGPTEVRMSLPCELSSPRTSPSSGTA; this is encoded by the coding sequence ATGAGCGATCCGCCGCCGCAGACGCGGGCCCCGCACGGACTGGGTGCGCGGCTGGCTCTCGTCGCGCTCGCGCTTCCGCTGGCTGTTCTGGCCGAGGTCTCGATCGCCCTGTTCGTGATCTGGATCGTCGGGGTGAGCACCCTGTTCGTCGGCGTCGGCATCGCGCTGCTGCTCGCCGCGATGCTCGGGACTCGGCTGGTGGCCGGCCTGCACCGCCAGTACGCCTCGCGGGTGCTGGCCGTGCCGATCGCTCGGCCCTACCTGCGCAGCGCGCCCGGCGCGGGACCGGTGCGGCGACTCAGCACCGTCCTGACCGATCCGGCCTCATGGCGGGACTGGGCCTGGCTGCTGGTCAATGCCACGGTGGGATTCGCCCTGCAGATCCTGACCTTCACGCTCTTCATTGCTGGGGTGTTCTACCTGATCTACCCGTTCCTCTGGGCCGTCACACCAAGACAGGTCTTCTCCTCGCCCTTCGGCTTCTACACCATCAATCACCTCGCCGACGCTCTGGTGCTCGTACCGATCGGCCTGTTCTTCCTGTCGCTGTGGTGGCTCACCGCACTTCCGATCGCGCGGGGCTACGCGCGGCTGGCCGTCAGCCTGTTGGCACCGACGAAGGGTTCGGCCTTGCGCGCCCGCGTTTCCCAGCTGACCACGTCGCGCGCCGAGACCGTGGACACGCAGGCGGCCGAACTACGCCGCATCGAGCGCGATCTGCACGACGGCGCACAGGCCCGGCTCGTCTCACTGGGAATGAGCCTGGGCCTGGCCGAGGAGCTGCTCGCCCGTGACCCGGAGGCAGCCCGGTCCCTGCTCGCCGAGGCCCGAGCTGCTACGACCAGCGCTCTGGCCGAGCTGCGCGATCTGGTGCGAGGAATCCATCCGCCGGTGCTGGCCGACCGAGGTCTGGACGGCGCCGTTCGCGCGCTCGCGCTGGCCAGCCCGCTGCCGACCACGGTTTCGGTAGCCCTGCCGGGGCGGCTGCCGGCACCGGTCGAGTCGGCCGGATACTTCGCGGTCGCGGAGTGCCTGACCAACGCCATCAAGCATTCCCGGGCCCGATCCATCGCAATCGACATCGGCCATGCCGACGGACGGTTGCAGCTGCGGGTACGTGACGACGGACAGGGCGGCGCCAGCCTGGCCGGTGGCACGGGACTGAGCGGAATCCAGCGACGTCTGGCAGCATTCGATGGGCAGTTGTCGCTGGAGTCCCCGCCCGGCGGCCCGACCGAGGTGAGGATGAGCCTGCCGTGCGAGTTGTCATCGCCGAGGACCTCGCCCTCCTCAGGGACGGCCTGA